In one window of Hymenobacter nivis DNA:
- a CDS encoding SDR family oxidoreductase produces MAHQPKPLDQQIIVITGATSGIGLATARAAARAGARLVLAARSEKDLRAVAGQLEQAGAHVATVAADVAKPVDVARIAEAARSHFGGFDTWVNNAGVGIFGRIEDGNSEDHHRLFETNFWGIVNGSLEALKHFKAHGGALINLGSVVSDVAIPMQGMYSASKHAVKGFTDALRIELEHEQAPVTVTLIKPASIDTPFNKNVRNYTDSELQLPPPVYAPEEVANAILHAAVHPMRDIYVGGGGKVMSVTNKLAPGVMDWISAKAIVGQEKSDKPAGNPAGGLRQPGLGGHAHSDYPGHVMKSYYTRTTLNPLLAGALAAAGLAVASALVTGNFSWGKLKDAGIRVRESGALKPAPIPAPAPAKEPQPTVANGSVAPKDPKEPAIPEEPQA; encoded by the coding sequence ATGGCCCACCAACCCAAACCGCTCGACCAGCAAATCATTGTCATCACCGGCGCTACCAGCGGCATCGGCCTGGCCACGGCCCGCGCCGCCGCCCGGGCCGGGGCCCGCCTCGTGTTGGCCGCCCGCTCCGAAAAAGACCTGCGCGCCGTGGCCGGGCAGCTTGAGCAAGCCGGGGCCCACGTGGCCACCGTGGCCGCCGACGTGGCCAAGCCCGTCGATGTGGCCCGCATCGCCGAGGCCGCCCGCAGCCACTTCGGCGGCTTCGATACGTGGGTGAACAACGCCGGCGTGGGCATTTTCGGCCGCATCGAAGACGGCAATTCCGAAGATCACCACCGCCTGTTCGAAACCAACTTCTGGGGTATCGTCAACGGCTCGCTGGAGGCCCTCAAGCACTTTAAGGCGCACGGCGGGGCCCTCATCAACCTGGGCAGCGTGGTGTCGGACGTGGCCATTCCCATGCAGGGCATGTACTCGGCCAGCAAGCACGCCGTGAAGGGCTTCACCGACGCGTTACGCATCGAGCTGGAGCACGAGCAGGCCCCGGTCACGGTCACGCTCATCAAGCCGGCCAGCATCGACACGCCCTTTAACAAGAACGTGCGCAACTATACTGACAGCGAATTGCAGCTGCCGCCGCCCGTGTACGCGCCCGAGGAAGTGGCCAACGCCATTTTGCACGCCGCGGTGCACCCCATGCGCGACATTTACGTGGGCGGTGGTGGCAAAGTGATGAGCGTCACCAACAAGCTGGCGCCCGGCGTGATGGATTGGATCAGCGCCAAGGCCATTGTGGGCCAGGAGAAAAGCGACAAGCCCGCCGGTAACCCCGCCGGGGGCCTGCGGCAGCCCGGCCTGGGCGGCCACGCTCACAGCGACTACCCCGGCCACGTAATGAAGAGCTACTACACCCGCACCACGCTGAACCCGTTGCTGGCCGGGGCGCTGGCCGCCGCGGGCCTCGCCGTGGCCAGCGCTCTGGTTACGGGCAATTTCTCGTGGGGCAAGCTGAAGGACGCGGGCATTCGGGTAAGAGAATCCGGGGCCCTCAAGCCCGCGCCCATACCGGCCCCGGCGCCCGCAAAAGAGCCCCAACCCACCGTCGCCAACGGCTCGGTGGCCCCGAAAGATCCCAAGGAGCCAGCCATTCCGGAGGAGCCCCAGGCTTAA
- a CDS encoding 1-deoxy-D-xylulose-5-phosphate reductoisomerase, producing MTPDFTIKTLALLGSTGSIGTQALEVVRQQPGRFRVAVLSAQRQWELLVRQALEFRPAVVVIGDESLRAPVQAALAGQPETEVLAGPGALAEVVTRPEIDIVLTALVGYAGLLPTVAAIRAGKDIALANKETLVVAGELITSLVQQHGVRLLPVDSEHSAIFQCLVGEALNPIEKIILTASGGPFRGRSAREMEAVTKAQALKHPNWDMGAKITIDSASLMNKGLEVIEAKWLFGLDDEQIDVVVHPQSIVHSLVQFADGSLKAQLGLPDMKLPIQYALGYPQRLANTFPRFSFLDYPSLTFEAPDRAAFPNLELAFGAMRRGGNAPCILNAANEIAVAAFLREAVGFRQMSDLVAGCLARVPYLAAPSLDDLMHTDAETRRVAMSLIKN from the coding sequence ATGACCCCTGATTTTACTATAAAAACCCTGGCTTTGCTGGGCAGCACCGGCTCCATCGGCACGCAGGCGCTGGAGGTAGTGCGCCAGCAGCCGGGCCGCTTCCGGGTAGCCGTGCTGAGTGCCCAGCGGCAGTGGGAGTTGCTGGTGCGGCAAGCGCTGGAGTTCCGGCCCGCCGTGGTGGTCATCGGCGACGAGAGCCTCCGGGCCCCCGTGCAGGCCGCCCTGGCCGGGCAGCCCGAAACCGAGGTACTGGCGGGCCCCGGGGCCCTGGCCGAGGTCGTCACGCGCCCCGAAATCGACATTGTGCTCACGGCACTGGTGGGCTACGCCGGGCTGCTGCCCACGGTGGCCGCCATCCGGGCCGGCAAAGACATTGCGCTGGCCAACAAGGAAACCCTGGTGGTAGCCGGCGAGCTCATTACCAGCTTGGTGCAGCAGCACGGCGTGCGCCTGCTGCCCGTCGATTCTGAGCACTCGGCCATTTTCCAATGCCTGGTGGGCGAGGCGCTGAACCCGATTGAGAAAATCATCCTCACCGCCTCCGGGGGCCCCTTCCGTGGCCGCTCGGCCCGCGAGATGGAGGCCGTGACCAAGGCCCAGGCCCTCAAGCATCCCAACTGGGACATGGGCGCTAAAATCACCATCGACTCGGCCTCGCTCATGAACAAGGGCCTGGAAGTGATTGAGGCCAAGTGGCTGTTCGGGCTTGACGATGAGCAGATTGACGTGGTGGTGCACCCCCAGAGCATTGTGCACTCGCTGGTACAGTTCGCCGACGGCTCGCTGAAGGCCCAGCTGGGCCTGCCCGACATGAAGCTGCCCATCCAGTACGCCCTCGGCTACCCGCAGCGGCTGGCCAACACGTTCCCGCGGTTCTCGTTTCTCGACTACCCGTCGCTCACGTTTGAGGCCCCCGACCGGGCGGCGTTCCCCAACCTGGAGCTGGCCTTCGGGGCCATGCGCCGGGGCGGCAATGCGCCCTGTATCCTCAACGCAGCCAATGAGATAGCCGTGGCCGCATTTTTGCGAGAGGCAGTCGGATTCCGCCAGATGTCCGACCTTGTGGCCGGGTGCCTGGCGCGGGTGCCGTACCTTGCGGCCCCGTCGCTCGACGATTTAATGCACACCGATGCGGAAACGCGGCGGGTGGCTATGAGCTTAATTAAAAATTGA
- the rseP gene encoding RIP metalloprotease RseP — protein sequence MEILVMAGQLLLGLSLLVGLHEFGHFAFAKLFKIRVDKFYIFFDFLFPLPAVMNFALVKKKIGETEYGIGWFPLGGYVQIHGMIDETQDADALAGPPQPDEFRSKPAWQRLLVMLGGIIMNVITGIVIFSAITLYYGENYLPASEARYGILPNGLGRSMGFRTGDKIVKINGRPFAEFDEVYKPDVLLGSHSYFTVERGSQLVDVNVPANFMDHFAQQKDSLFVRPREPFTVGRVVAGNPAAEAGLKPGDRIVAIAGKPIQFFDELQAALVANAGKKTTLAVERDGQPLTLTAAVTAAGKLGFEPKPTMHFEQRQYTLAQAVPAGVSKAFGVISLQGRAIAKIFRGEAKASESLGGPVEIAQQYGGQWDWQRFWGLTGGLSMVLAFMNLLPIPALDGGHVVFLLYEMIARRKPSDKFLGVAQQIGTVLILMLMAYVIILKPLLKAIH from the coding sequence TTGGAAATTCTCGTTATGGCCGGCCAGCTGCTGCTGGGCCTGTCGCTGTTGGTAGGCTTGCACGAATTCGGCCACTTCGCCTTCGCCAAGCTGTTTAAGATTCGGGTCGATAAGTTCTACATCTTCTTCGACTTCCTGTTTCCGCTGCCGGCGGTGATGAACTTCGCTCTGGTCAAGAAAAAAATCGGCGAGACGGAGTACGGGATCGGCTGGTTCCCCCTGGGCGGCTACGTCCAAATCCACGGGATGATTGACGAAACCCAGGACGCCGATGCCCTGGCCGGCCCCCCGCAGCCCGACGAGTTTCGCTCGAAACCGGCTTGGCAGCGCCTGTTGGTGATGCTCGGCGGCATCATCATGAACGTGATTACCGGCATCGTCATTTTCTCGGCCATCACCCTGTACTATGGCGAAAACTACCTGCCCGCTTCCGAGGCCCGCTACGGCATCCTGCCTAACGGCCTGGGCCGCAGCATGGGCTTCCGCACCGGCGATAAGATCGTGAAGATCAACGGCCGGCCCTTCGCCGAGTTCGACGAGGTGTACAAGCCCGACGTGCTGCTGGGCTCACATTCCTACTTCACCGTGGAGCGCGGCAGCCAGTTGGTAGACGTAAACGTGCCAGCCAACTTCATGGATCACTTCGCCCAGCAGAAAGACAGCCTGTTTGTGCGGCCCCGCGAGCCTTTCACCGTGGGCCGCGTAGTGGCCGGCAACCCGGCCGCCGAAGCGGGCCTCAAGCCCGGCGACCGCATCGTGGCCATCGCGGGCAAGCCCATCCAGTTTTTTGACGAGCTGCAGGCCGCCCTGGTGGCCAACGCCGGCAAGAAGACCACCCTCGCCGTGGAGCGCGACGGCCAGCCCTTGACCCTGACGGCGGCCGTGACGGCCGCAGGCAAGCTCGGCTTCGAGCCCAAACCTACCATGCACTTCGAGCAGCGCCAGTACACCTTGGCCCAGGCCGTGCCAGCGGGCGTCAGCAAAGCCTTTGGCGTCATCAGCCTACAAGGCCGCGCCATTGCCAAGATTTTCCGCGGCGAAGCCAAGGCCTCGGAGAGCCTCGGGGGCCCCGTGGAAATTGCCCAGCAGTACGGCGGGCAGTGGGATTGGCAGCGCTTCTGGGGCCTCACCGGCGGCCTGAGCATGGTACTGGCCTTCATGAACTTACTGCCCATCCCAGCCCTCGACGGCGGCCACGTGGTGTTCCTGCTCTACGAAATGATTGCCCGCCGCAAGCCATCCGACAAGTTCCTGGGCGTAGCCCAGCAAATCGGTACGGTCCTGATCCTGATGCTGATGGCCTACGTCATCATCCTCAAGCCGCTGCTCAAGGCAATCCACTAA
- a CDS encoding DUF6702 family protein, with protein MLSFAPLLGLVLTLLAPPAPSSPKLHAYHASITELRYNAAKQQLELATKVFTDDFEKGLSEGRPAHVDLQTAGPTGALIAADYLRRTLVLHTPAGAPLPLQFIGMQPEKDSYWLYCKAAVPGKTTGVQVRNSLLLDSFADQMNIVNLEANGKKSSALLRQGHEQETLSW; from the coding sequence ATGCTGTCCTTTGCGCCGTTGCTCGGTTTGGTTTTGACGTTGCTGGCCCCTCCCGCGCCCAGTAGCCCGAAGTTGCACGCCTACCACGCCAGCATCACGGAGCTGCGCTACAACGCGGCCAAGCAGCAGCTGGAACTGGCTACCAAAGTCTTCACCGACGACTTTGAGAAGGGCCTGTCGGAAGGCCGCCCGGCGCACGTGGACTTGCAAACGGCGGGGCCCACCGGGGCCCTCATAGCTGCTGATTATCTGCGCCGCACGCTGGTGCTGCACACGCCCGCCGGGGCCCCGCTGCCGCTGCAATTCATTGGCATGCAGCCCGAAAAGGATTCGTACTGGCTGTATTGCAAAGCGGCCGTGCCGGGCAAAACGACAGGCGTGCAAGTGCGCAATTCCTTGCTGCTCGATTCCTTCGCCGACCAGATGAACATCGTGAACCTGGAAGCCAACGGCAAGAAATCCAGCGCCCTGCTGCGCCAGGGCCACGAGCAGGAAACGCTGAGTTGGTAG
- a CDS encoding DUF2461 domain-containing protein has product MQLSPLFDFLAGLAAHNDRAWFQERKAEYTRLRADFEEDAAFWRQALNRLDPALAGPLGRTSVFRIYRDVRFSKNKDPYKTHFSAYFTASAGKDVDAPGYYVQVGPGGTLVAAGLYQPDKAQLAIIRQEIDYNAAGLRAVLGAPGFRQYFAGLGGDRLKKAPAGYDPAHPEIEFLKHKSFIISQEIPDAEALAQQDFRGYVLARLGALVPFCGFLREALDQ; this is encoded by the coding sequence ATGCAGCTTTCCCCGCTTTTTGATTTCCTTGCCGGTCTGGCCGCGCACAACGACCGCGCCTGGTTCCAGGAGCGCAAGGCCGAGTACACCCGCCTTCGGGCTGATTTTGAGGAAGATGCCGCCTTCTGGCGGCAGGCATTGAACCGGCTCGACCCGGCGCTGGCGGGGCCCCTGGGCCGTACCAGCGTGTTTCGCATCTACCGCGACGTGCGCTTCTCGAAGAACAAAGACCCCTACAAAACGCACTTTTCTGCCTACTTCACCGCCAGCGCGGGCAAAGACGTCGACGCGCCCGGCTACTACGTGCAGGTGGGCCCCGGCGGTACGCTGGTGGCCGCCGGCCTCTATCAGCCCGACAAAGCGCAGCTGGCCATCATCCGTCAGGAAATCGACTACAATGCTGCTGGCCTGCGCGCCGTGCTGGGGGCCCCCGGCTTCCGCCAATACTTCGCCGGCCTGGGCGGTGACCGCCTCAAAAAAGCCCCCGCTGGCTACGACCCCGCCCACCCCGAAATCGAATTCCTGAAGCATAAGAGCTTCATCATCAGCCAGGAAATACCGGACGCCGAAGCATTGGCCCAACAGGATTTTCGTGGCTACGTGCTGGCGCGGCTGGGGGCCCTGGTGCCGTTCTGCGGCTTTTTGCGCGAGGCGCTGGATCAGTAG
- a CDS encoding PD40 domain-containing protein, which translates to MKIPIFPLRLLVLPLLLLASAASAQRPTDLWYFGQQAGLRFADGAPTPLLDGKMSTYEGCAVATTGKGELLFYTNGISVWNREHKIMPNGQHLMGGTSATGPGSSTQSALIVPDPGSGNLFYIFTVAPQGGRDGLRYSLLDMTRADGLGDLPRTNLLLVQPVAEKLAAVRHANGRDTWVLAHRWNSSAFVAYLVTPDGVQGNKPVLSSVGSVNSGPGRNAIGALKFSPDGRHVAAALWRENNKFEVYDFDRSTGKVSNARSYGPYAEAYGVEFSPDGSKLYGSCNGTGGGETQIWQFDLAKKGAATLVGRSANRKIGALQRGPDGKIYVAREDNPSLGVVQMPNAAGKACQYVDDGLKLGGRRSKLGLPNFVVVP; encoded by the coding sequence ATGAAGATTCCCATTTTTCCCCTGCGCCTGCTCGTGCTACCACTGTTGCTGCTGGCCAGCGCGGCCAGCGCCCAGCGCCCTACCGACCTTTGGTACTTCGGCCAGCAGGCCGGCTTACGCTTCGCCGACGGGGCCCCCACGCCCTTGCTCGACGGCAAGATGAGCACCTACGAGGGCTGCGCCGTGGCCACTACTGGCAAGGGCGAGCTACTGTTTTATACCAACGGCATCAGCGTCTGGAACCGCGAGCACAAAATAATGCCCAACGGCCAACACCTAATGGGCGGCACCAGCGCCACGGGCCCCGGCAGCAGCACACAGTCGGCGCTAATTGTACCCGACCCGGGCTCGGGCAATTTGTTCTACATCTTTACGGTAGCCCCGCAGGGCGGGCGCGACGGCCTGCGCTACTCGCTGCTGGACATGACGCGCGCCGATGGCCTCGGCGACCTGCCCCGCACCAACCTGCTGCTGGTGCAGCCCGTGGCCGAGAAGCTGGCCGCCGTGCGCCACGCCAACGGCCGCGACACCTGGGTGCTGGCCCACCGCTGGAACTCCAGCGCTTTTGTGGCCTACCTCGTCACGCCCGATGGTGTGCAGGGCAACAAGCCAGTGCTCAGCAGCGTGGGCAGCGTGAACTCGGGGCCCGGCCGCAACGCCATCGGGGCCCTGAAGTTCTCGCCCGACGGCCGCCATGTGGCCGCGGCGCTATGGCGCGAAAACAATAAGTTTGAGGTGTACGACTTCGACCGCAGCACCGGCAAGGTCAGCAACGCCCGCAGCTACGGGCCCTACGCCGAGGCCTACGGCGTCGAGTTTTCGCCCGACGGCAGCAAGCTCTACGGCAGCTGCAACGGCACGGGCGGCGGCGAAACCCAGATTTGGCAGTTCGACCTGGCCAAGAAAGGCGCCGCCACGCTGGTGGGCCGCTCGGCCAACCGCAAGATCGGGGCCCTGCAACGGGGCCCCGACGGCAAAATCTACGTGGCCCGCGAGGACAACCCCAGCCTCGGCGTCGTGCAAATGCCCAATGCTGCCGGCAAAGCGTGCCAGTACGTCGATGATGGCCTTAAGCTGGGCGGCCGGCGCAGTAAATTGGGGCTACCCAACTTCGTGGTAGTGCCCTAA
- a CDS encoding DUF4197 domain-containing protein translates to MNKSSFFALLLALSGASLGAQAQFSLPKIGGFKLPTLGKTTPATSTTGVPAGVSSTEAASGLKEALIQGISKGADLASKTDGFNLNSLIRIPFPPDAQRVATTLRSIGLGSQVDKFELSLNRGAEDAAKSAKPIFLNAIKSLSFSDVWGILTGPKDAATQYLKRTTTTQLTTAFQPIMQQSLDKVDATKYYTGLTTRYNQLPLVTPVQTNLNQYATSKAIDGLFTLIAQQEADIRENPVARTTALLKKVFGG, encoded by the coding sequence ATGAATAAATCTTCCTTTTTCGCGTTGCTGCTGGCCCTTTCGGGGGCCTCGCTGGGGGCCCAGGCCCAGTTTTCGCTACCCAAAATCGGTGGCTTCAAGCTGCCCACGCTGGGCAAAACCACCCCGGCCACCAGCACCACCGGCGTGCCCGCGGGCGTGAGCAGCACCGAGGCGGCCAGCGGCCTCAAGGAGGCTCTCATCCAGGGCATCAGCAAGGGCGCCGACCTGGCTTCCAAAACCGATGGTTTCAACCTCAACAGCCTGATTCGCATCCCGTTCCCGCCCGATGCGCAGCGCGTGGCCACCACGTTGCGCAGCATCGGGCTGGGCAGCCAGGTCGATAAATTTGAGCTGTCGCTGAACCGCGGGGCCGAGGACGCGGCCAAGAGCGCCAAGCCCATTTTCCTGAACGCCATCAAAAGCCTGTCGTTCAGCGACGTGTGGGGCATCCTCACCGGCCCGAAAGATGCGGCCACGCAGTACCTAAAGCGCACCACCACCACGCAGCTCACCACGGCCTTCCAGCCCATCATGCAGCAGAGCCTTGATAAAGTGGACGCTACCAAGTATTACACCGGCCTCACCACGCGCTACAACCAACTGCCGCTCGTGACGCCTGTGCAAACCAACCTCAACCAATACGCCACCAGCAAGGCCATCGACGGCCTTTTCACGCTCATCGCCCAGCAGGAAGCCGACATCCGCGAAAACCCCGTGGCCCGCACCACCGCCCTGCTAAAAAAGGTATTCGGCGGCTAA
- the meaB gene encoding methylmalonyl Co-A mutase-associated GTPase MeaB yields MPAPRLSAAAFVEGLLAGQRGVLSRAITLVESTLPADRVLSQEVLQAVLPCTGRSLRIGITGVPGVGKSTFIEALGRHVVGTLGKKLAVLAVDPSSQRGGGSILGDKTRMPWLSAHPAVFVRPSPAGTSLGGVTRATREALLLCEAAGHDVIFVETVGVGQSETAVHGLVDFFLLLLLAGAGDELQGLKRGIMEMADALCITKADHANEQAARRARVDYQSALHLFPPAPSGQVVPVLLTSAVTGAGLPETWATIETYAATAQASGYFAQRRAEQQLQWFEEAVQQALAAQFYGRAGVWGALPGVRAAVAAGQLTPWAAAERLLGAE; encoded by the coding sequence TTGCCCGCCCCCCGCCTTTCCGCTGCTGCTTTTGTTGAGGGATTACTAGCCGGGCAGCGCGGCGTGCTGAGCCGCGCCATTACGCTGGTGGAAAGCACGTTGCCCGCCGACCGGGTCCTGAGCCAGGAGGTGCTGCAAGCCGTGCTGCCGTGCACCGGACGCAGCCTGCGCATCGGCATCACAGGCGTGCCGGGCGTCGGCAAAAGCACGTTTATTGAGGCCCTGGGGCGCCACGTGGTGGGAACGTTGGGCAAAAAACTGGCCGTGCTGGCCGTTGACCCCAGCAGCCAGCGCGGCGGCGGCAGCATTCTGGGCGACAAAACCCGGATGCCGTGGCTATCGGCTCACCCGGCGGTGTTCGTGCGGCCCTCGCCGGCCGGCACCAGCCTGGGGGGCGTCACGCGGGCCACCCGCGAGGCGCTGCTGTTGTGCGAGGCGGCGGGCCACGACGTCATTTTCGTCGAAACCGTGGGCGTGGGGCAGTCCGAAACCGCCGTGCACGGCCTGGTCGATTTCTTCCTGCTGCTGCTGCTGGCCGGCGCCGGCGACGAGCTTCAGGGCCTCAAGCGCGGCATTATGGAAATGGCTGATGCGCTGTGCATCACCAAGGCCGACCATGCCAACGAGCAGGCCGCCCGCCGCGCCCGCGTCGATTACCAGAGCGCGCTGCACCTGTTCCCGCCCGCGCCCTCGGGCCAGGTGGTACCGGTGCTGCTCACCTCCGCCGTCACCGGCGCCGGCCTGCCCGAAACCTGGGCCACCATCGAAACCTACGCCGCCACGGCCCAGGCCAGCGGCTACTTCGCGCAGCGCCGGGCCGAGCAGCAGCTTCAATGGTTTGAGGAGGCCGTGCAGCAGGCCCTGGCGGCGCAGTTCTACGGCCGGGCGGGCGTGTGGGGGGCCCTGCCGGGCGTGCGCGCCGCCGTAGCAGCCGGGCAGCTCACGCCCTGGGCCGCGGCAGAACGGCTGCTAGGGGCAGAGTAG
- a CDS encoding carotenoid oxygenase family protein, with amino-acid sequence MPVRHYPTLHTYVEANRRTTPEYDDVALELLEGALPPDLVGTLLRNGNGHFEQHGVLYNHLFDGDGMVARFVFDGQTVRYRNRYVRTDEFVAEEQAGRMLYRSFGTNLPGGLRTNFLKTKFKNTANTSLVQHGGQLLALWEGGLPHALDPATLATRGRFDYGGVLRNPFSWLDRRITPELPFSAHPKVHPTTGVLHNFGTVAGTQHRLVLYEVSPAGEARLAHVLPMPEATFAHDFVLTESGHQIFFLTPVAFDVLRAFAGLTSPAASIKVNTTQPTQIIVVAPDGVVHRLHTEFGFVFHFVNGFQDADGTLVADALLLGNYPDSASMKAYLSGHLPDDQPQARFVRFRLDLAAGTVARQSLSDCEGELPEIHPDRLGRPYRYAWTIGRPPGHPLPLLDHLLKLDVQTGEVRHAYAPDTLCSEPVVVPRPGSTAEDDGYLAYLRYSAATDTTDLIVADAADMRLLARLRLPHHIPLGFHGMWLK; translated from the coding sequence ATGCCCGTTCGCCACTACCCGACCCTGCACACCTACGTGGAGGCCAACCGCCGCACCACGCCCGAGTACGACGACGTGGCCCTGGAGCTACTGGAAGGGGCCCTGCCGCCCGACCTGGTGGGCACACTGCTGCGCAACGGCAACGGCCACTTCGAGCAGCACGGTGTACTGTACAACCACCTGTTCGACGGCGACGGGATGGTGGCGCGGTTCGTGTTCGACGGGCAGACGGTGCGCTACCGCAACCGCTACGTGCGCACCGATGAGTTCGTGGCCGAGGAGCAGGCCGGGCGGATGCTCTACCGCAGCTTCGGCACCAACCTGCCCGGGGGCCTACGCACCAACTTCCTCAAAACCAAGTTCAAAAACACCGCCAATACCAGCCTGGTGCAGCACGGCGGCCAGTTGCTGGCCCTGTGGGAAGGCGGCCTGCCCCACGCCCTCGACCCCGCCACGCTGGCCACCCGCGGCCGCTTCGACTACGGCGGGGTACTGCGCAACCCGTTCTCGTGGCTCGACCGGCGCATCACGCCCGAACTGCCGTTTTCGGCCCATCCCAAGGTGCACCCCACCACCGGGGTGCTGCACAACTTCGGCACCGTAGCGGGCACCCAGCACCGGCTGGTACTCTACGAGGTGAGCCCCGCGGGGGAGGCCCGGCTGGCCCACGTGCTGCCCATGCCCGAGGCCACCTTCGCCCACGACTTCGTGCTGACTGAGAGCGGGCACCAGATTTTTTTTCTGACCCCGGTGGCCTTCGATGTGCTGCGGGCCTTCGCGGGGCTGACCTCGCCGGCGGCCTCCATTAAGGTGAACACCACCCAGCCGACGCAAATTATCGTGGTGGCCCCGGACGGCGTCGTGCACAGGCTGCATACTGAATTTGGCTTCGTGTTTCACTTCGTGAATGGCTTCCAAGATGCCGACGGCACGCTGGTGGCCGACGCGCTGCTGCTCGGCAACTACCCCGACTCGGCCAGCATGAAGGCGTACTTGAGCGGCCACCTGCCCGACGACCAGCCCCAGGCGCGCTTCGTGCGCTTCCGCCTCGACCTGGCCGCCGGCACCGTAGCCCGGCAGTCGCTGTCGGACTGCGAGGGGGAGCTGCCCGAAATCCACCCCGACCGCCTGGGCCGCCCCTACCGCTACGCCTGGACCATCGGCCGCCCGCCGGGCCACCCCCTGCCCCTGCTCGACCACCTGCTCAAGCTCGACGTGCAGACCGGCGAAGTGCGCCACGCCTACGCCCCCGACACCCTGTGCAGTGAGCCCGTAGTAGTGCCCCGCCCCGGCAGCACCGCCGAAGACGACGGCTACCTGGCCTACCTGCGCTACTCGGCCGCCACCGACACCACCGATTTAATCGTGGCCGACGCGGCCGATATGCGCCTGCTGGCGCGCCTGCGGCTGCCGCACCACATCCCGCTAGGGTTTCATGGTATGTGGCTGAAGTAG